A segment of the Leptospira barantonii genome:
GTGTAACGCGTTTCTCGCTACAAAGATCTCTTTTGCGAACGAGATCGCAAATCTTTGCGAAGTCGTCGGAGGAAATTACGAAGACGTCCGCAAAGGAATGGGAACCGATTCCAGAATCGGAAGACAGTTTTTATACGCGGGAATCGGTTACGGCGGTTCTTGTTTTCCGAAAGACGTTCGCGCTTTGATCAAAACATCCGAAGACGAGGGCGCTCCTTTACAGATCATCCGCAAAGTGGAAGAGGTCAACGAGGCGCAAAAGATCAGACTCTATGAGAAAATCGTAAAGTTCTATGGAGAATCGAACCTAAGCGGCAAAACATTCGCGGTCTGGGGACTTTCCTTTAAACCCGGAACGGACGATATGAGAGAGGCTCCTTCGATTCCGTTGATTCTAAAATTACATGATAAAAACGTAAAGTTGCAGGTTTACGATCCGGTTTCCAAGGAGACTTCCGGCGTTTACTTCGAAGGAAAAGTGGATTACGCTCCCGACGCTTATTCTGCATTGAAAGGCGCGGACGCTTTGCTTCTTTTAACCGAATGGAGAGAGTTTAGAGAACCCGATTTCGCAAAGATCAAGGGCCTTTTAAAAAGTTCGGTGATCTTCGACGGAAGAAATCAGTATTCTCCGGAGTTGATGAAGAAGGAAGGATTTCAATACTTCTCGATCGGTAAACCGAACGTTTAAAATCGGCGGTTTTGTCGACTCGATACGCGAACGTTTTAAATACTCGATTTATTTTCGTAGCGGGAACGGCGACGTTCCCCGCATCCCTTTGATTCCGTTTTCGAAAAATTCTCCATAAGAATAACCGAATATACTCGATTCTTCATGTTCAAAAGGGGAGAATGCGATCGAGTTTCCGAGGGACATTCCCAGGGAATACATCAACGTTGCAGTGGCGACGCCTCCGGTTCTCAGGTCTATGTTTACCGATCCGGTTGTCGCGGAGCTTTGAAAATAATACACTTTTCCTTTTCCGACCTGCGAAAGTCCGCTGGCAATCGGGTCCATAGCCGCAACGAGGATATCCGATAAACCGTCCCCGTTGACATCCTGCATGTTCGCGAACGAACCGAAACCCAAACCAGCACCCGCGCCCGTAATGGTGGAATCTGCGCTTCCACCCGTGCTTAAATTGACGCTCTGAATCCCGGAACTTCCGGAACTTTGAAACAGATAAACGTTTCCGTAATTGTTCGTTGCTTGATTCGCTGTGACCAGAAGATCCGCGAATCCGTCCCCGTTCGTATCACCCGAAGTAACAAAGTTTCCGAAAGAACAATTGTTTCCTCCGTTGCACGTGGAAGTCAAAGGACCGATGAACGTTGCGTTCGGAGTCGAAGAAAAAGGCGCGGTGGAGCCGCAGTTGGAAAGATATACGAACGCCGCTCCCTGATTTCCGTTGTAGCTCGAAGCGCCCACTCCGAGATCCGCGCAGGAATCTCCGTTGAAGTCGGCTAACGTTATGGCGCTACCGAAGCTACAGGTTCCGGAACAGGTCGGCGTCGGAGCGAGAAGATACTGAGATGTTACGGGTAACGTGGTTCCGTTGGAGATATAAACGTAGACCCTTCCTTGACTGGAGCTGTAAGACGGAGCGCCCACGGCCATGTCCGTATAACCGTCTTTGTTGATATCTCCGAAAGCGGTGAATCCGTAGTTATCCGGCGTCGCGATTGAAAAAGTGATATCTGCGATTCCACCCGTGCTCAAATCCTTGGATGAAACTCCGTTGTTTCCGGCGCTGTAAAAAGTATAACCCTTGCAGTTGTTCCAAGGTGAGGTGAGAATCGCGTCGTCGTAACCGTCTCCGTTTACATCCGCGCCGTTGACAAAAGAACCGAGACGGTCTCCGCCGTTCTGACCTTTTAGAAACGTACTATAATTTCCTCCCGAAGCCAAGTTCTGATTCGCGATTCCGGTCTGACCGGCACTGTGAAAGATAAACGCGTGTCCGATGGTGGAAAAAGAAGGAGCCGCCTGACTTCCCACGAGCATATCTGCGTAACCGTCTCCGTTAAAATCTCCGACCCCGACTCGATCTCCGAAAAAGGAACTTCCGACCAATCCGTCCGTAATGATCGTATCGGGTGAAGTCGAAGGTATACCCGTATCGGCATGTGTTAAAAATACGAGAGAATAACCTTGCACGGAATTGCCCGGAGAAACAGAAAGAATCACATCGGGATAACCGTCTCCGTTGGTGTCACGGTTGACTCCCTTCACGACTTCGATTACCTTCTCCGCAAAAACTTGTCCGAGTGCGTTGTAGATTCTTACGGAAATCTTATGTTTGCTTCCCAAGGCCCAATGAGTTCCCGTAACGGCTTGTGCGGGCAACGCGTATCTCCAAGTGGAATTGACCACGGCCACGGCGGTCGGAGGACCGTCATCGATGGAAACGGAAACGTTATCGTAACCGAAAGCAGTCTTACCGACTAAGAAGCCGGATTGAATCGCGGATTTATCCACGACATTTGAAATCGAAATCGCGTTCTGAGAATTGAAGTTTAAGATCGAAAGCCCTTGAAAAAAAACGTTCAAAGAATGATCGGGACAAAGATGATTGTGCCCCCCGCTCAAACATTCGATCGGAGGTTGATAGAACGGGTTGGACCAACAGTGCACGAAAAAACAAACGCATGAGGAAATTAGAATACGTTTTAGAAACAGGAATTTGTATTCGGATTTCGATAAAGCCTCGGGTTTCATGGTCGATCGCTCTAACGACCATCTGAGGCCGAAAAACGGAATTTAGCCAAGGAAAAATCCTAGCTGAATCAAAAAATTATTTTCAAGAGGAAAGATCGACTTCGCATTAAACGGAAGCGCAAAATGCGCGTTATACTCGATCGCTGGTTCGAGGGATCAGGTCCAATCGGAGAATGCGGATTCCGGATTCGGACCCGAGTAATTCCAATGTCCCATCTTTCTGCCGTTGCGGACTTCGGTTTTACCGTATAAATGAAGATGAAAATAAGGATTTTCTAATGCTGAATTCCAAAGATCGGAGCCGGGTTTGTAATCTTCTCCCAGGATATTCTTCATCGTAACGGAAGTCGACGGAATCGAATCGGGGGAAGGAATATTACAAAGTGTTCTCAATTGAAGTTCAAACTGAGAAAGTGTTCCGCAGTCCTGGCTGAAATGTCCCGAGTTATGAGGTCTTGGTGCGAATTCGTTACAAAGAATTTCCTCGCCTTTGATGAAGAATTCCACTCCGAAAACTCCGATGTAACCGATCGTTTCCGCGAGTTTTTTCGCAGAGTCCACAAGTCTCGTTTCCACTTCCTTTGAAAAGTTACCCGGATGAAAGGTAAGATCCAGGATATGATTCTTATGAACGTTTTCGGAAGGTCTGAAATTTAGAATCTTACCGTCCTCGAACCTCGCTAAAATTACGGAAGCCTCCGAGTGAAACGGAAAGAATTCTTCCACGATATGATTGAGTTCCTTTAGATCGGAAAGCGCCGAAGAAAGTTCTTCTTTCGTTTTACATTTAACTTGGCCCTTGCCGTCGTAACCCATCGTATTCGTTTTTAAAATACACGGGAAATTTGTTTTGGAAAGAACGGAAATTTTATCCTCTTCCGTAAAAACCGGATGAAAATTTACGGTCGGAATTCCGGCCTTTCGAAAAGAATTTTTTTCCTTCCATCGATTCTGTGCGATTCGGATACAATCGGGGGAGGGGTGAACTCTAAGCCCGTTTTCTTTCGAGAATTTTTCGATCGTAGAAAGTGCAATTTCCGGAATATTCTCAAATTCGAATGTAAGAGCGTCTATATTCTTTAAAAATTCTATGAGAGCGGTTTCGTCCTCGTAAGCGGCGACGTATTCTTTGGCTCCTGCTCCGGCCGCCGGAGAATTCTTTTCCGGAGAATAAACGGAAATATCGTAACCGAAAGGAAGCGCTTCGAGGCAGAACATTCTCGCCAATTGTCCTGCTCCCATAACTCCGAGTTTGGAACCGGGAGGAAGAGTGGTTTTCGATTTCAAAGAAGATCCTTGTTTTTGGAAAGTGCGTCTTCTCGAATTTTATCCCTGTATCGTTCCAGCTTTTCGGAAAGTTCCGCGTCTTGCAGGGAAAGAATTCGAATCGCAAGAAGACCCGCGTTCTTAGCACCCGCGGTTCCGATCGCAAGAGTTCCCACAGGAACTCCGCCGGGCATTTGAACGATGGAAAGAAGGCTGTCCATGCCGCTTAACGCTTTGCTCTGAACGGGGACGCCTAACACGGGAAGTGTGGTCATCGACGCGACCATACCCGGAAGATGCGCGGCTCCGCCGGCCCCCGCGATGATGACCGAGTAACCGGCCTTCTTCGCTGTTTTAGAAAATTCTAACATAAGCTCGGGGGATCTATGCGCGGAAACGATTTCCTTGTGAACGGAAACACCGAATTCTTTTAGAACGGTTTCGGCTTCCTTCATCGTTTCCCAGTCCGAATGACTGCCCATTATGATTGCAACTTTCGCGCTCAAGTCCTTTCTCCTGTTGAAGATGTTTCTTTCGATCCGAACGTTTGCAAGTACTAAACCTGAAGAGAATCCACGAAGCGTTCCAATTGAATTCCTCTCGAAGCCTTCGCCAAAACGACCGAACCTTCGGGAACCGAATTCAAAAACGATTGAACGAGTTGTTTCAATCCGTCTTCCGTGTTCTCGAAGTGTTCCGAAAATTTGGGAGAGGATGTTCGCTTAACAAATTCCTCGCCGATCCAACGAGAATCGGTTCCGAAAGTGAAAAGTCCTTTTAGATTTTGAAAACCGGCGCAGTGTTTTCCGAGTTTTTTATGGAATTCGGAAGAATGTTTTCCGAGTTCTTTCATATCGCCGAGAACCGCGTAAAATTCCTTACCGTCCGCGAGTTGATCCGCGACTTCCAAAGAGGAAAGCATGGATTCGTAGTTCGCGTTATACGTATCGTTGATTACGGAGAATTTTCCTCGTTGCAGATCCAGTCTTTTGTTTCCGGATTTAAAGGAAGAGATTCCGTCTCGGATCCAATCTTTAGGAGTTCCGATCGTTTCCAAACAAGCGACTGCGACGGCTAAGTTTCCGAGAAGTTTATCGCCGGGTAAGTTCCATTCGATTTCTTCGTCTTTGTATTTTAAGGAAAATCCGGACGGGTTTTTGCGGAGAATGGAAAACGTCTGCTCCGGTTTTACCAAAACAAACTTGCTTCCGTATTTGCGGGTTTTCTTTTTTAGTATTTTAGAATATTCACCTATACTTGGATAGAAGAGAATTCCTCCCTTGGAAAGACCCTCGGCGACCTCCGCTTTCGCTTTCGCGATGTTTTTTTGGCTTCCCAAAAATTCTATATGAGCCGTTCCGATCGTTGTGATGATCGCGTAGTCCGGTTTTGCGATTTCGGTAAGTCTTGAAATTTCCCCTTTGTGATTCATTCCGAGTTCGCAGACCGCGATTTTGGTTTGATCCGAAATTCGAAAGAGCGTAAACGGAAGCCCGATCTCGTTGTTGTAATTCTTTTCCGTAACGACCAACGCGTCTTCGTCAAGATTTTTGAGGCAGTTGCCGAGAAGTTCCTTCGTAGTCGTTTTTCCGCTCGAACCCGTGACGGCGATCACGATCGGGTTGAATCTGGATCTGTGAAATGCGGCGAGCTTACCAAGAGCGACTAACGTATCTTTGACGGGAATCGCTTTTTTACATTGTTCGTCGTCGAGTTCCTTGAGAATCGGATGATTCTCCTCGACTAAAAAATAAGAGGCTCCTCTGGAAAGAGCATCCTGGATGAATTCATGCCCGTCCCGATTCCCGCGAAGTGGGACGAACAAGGAACCGGCCTCCGCTTCGGTCGAAGCGGTCGTTATGTTTGTGATCGAGGTTTCTTTCTGAAACCAGGTTGTCGACTCGGAACCCAACGCTTTGCGGATCGTTTCCGGGTCGTAGGAGAAGGTTGCCTTCATGAATCCAAGTTGTAGGGAGAGAATGTTTTGAAAATTCTAAAATTTGTCCTCCCGTGTTCGTCATAGGGCGAGTAAAGCAACCGGTAAAGAGGATCGAAAGAATTCTTCCTTGCGGGAATTAGTAAAAAAATTATTTCTAACTTGTTCCGAGTCTCGCTCGAATCCAATTTTGATTGATTTATTCGAAATTGTGAGCCAGTTTATGGTATGGGAAAAAAGAGCCTTGTTCTGTCTCGATTCGGAAGTGCGCTGATTCTTCTCATACTCTTTACGATCGATTGCTCTCGGTATGGGGCCGATTGTTCAACATCCGATTGGATCTGTTCGGGCGCCGGGCTTGCTCTTGTCGGACGCAATGGTGTCGTGAATCCGACTCAGCCGGTTTCCGGCGCAAGAGTTTGGTTTCGCTCCGATCGAACGTCAACGGATGGAACTTCTCTTTTTCTACAAGATCTTGCAGGCACGGGTTATAGCGGGGCAGGTAACGCGACGTTGGTCGAAGATACGTTCAATCATTTTCCCGCGATTCACTTTGGAGGAAGTTCGACTTCTTCCTCGATGGGAACCGCGCCGTTTCCCTTGGGTGCGTTTACGCTCTACTTTGTTTTTAAAGCGGGAGGTCCTGCGGGAACTCATATCATTTACGAGTTGGGACCGGATGCTTCGGCGGGAAACGGGATTTACTTATCGGACAGCAATACGGGAACGATTCGCGCCACGCGTGCGGCTTCATCAGAAAAAGCTTA
Coding sequences within it:
- a CDS encoding UDP-glucose dehydrogenase family protein — encoded protein: MKVCVIGSGYVGLVAGACFAEYGNQVICVDKDETKIANLKKGIIPIYEPGLSELVLTNWKEKRLEFTTSLKEGVEKSEIIFIAVGTPTLPDGSSDLSAVFAVAKEIGKSVNGYKVIVDKSTVPVGTAAQVKAIISNETKLEFDVVSNPEFLKEGAAIDDFMRPERVVIGAETQKAGDLIAQLYAPFVLNGNPILRMGVVSAELTKYACNAFLATKISFANEIANLCEVVGGNYEDVRKGMGTDSRIGRQFLYAGIGYGGSCFPKDVRALIKTSEDEGAPLQIIRKVEEVNEAQKIRLYEKIVKFYGESNLSGKTFAVWGLSFKPGTDDMREAPSIPLILKLHDKNVKLQVYDPVSKETSGVYFEGKVDYAPDAYSALKGADALLLLTEWREFREPDFAKIKGLLKSSVIFDGRNQYSPELMKKEGFQYFSIGKPNV
- a CDS encoding FG-GAP-like repeat-containing protein; protein product: MSGGHNHLCPDHSLNVFFQGLSILNFNSQNAISISNVVDKSAIQSGFLVGKTAFGYDNVSVSIDDGPPTAVAVVNSTWRYALPAQAVTGTHWALGSKHKISVRIYNALGQVFAEKVIEVVKGVNRDTNGDGYPDVILSVSPGNSVQGYSLVFLTHADTGIPSTSPDTIITDGLVGSSFFGDRVGVGDFNGDGYADMLVGSQAAPSFSTIGHAFIFHSAGQTGIANQNLASGGNYSTFLKGQNGGDRLGSFVNGADVNGDGYDDAILTSPWNNCKGYTFYSAGNNGVSSKDLSTGGIADITFSIATPDNYGFTAFGDINKDGYTDMAVGAPSYSSSQGRVYVYISNGTTLPVTSQYLLAPTPTCSGTCSFGSAITLADFNGDSCADLGVGASSYNGNQGAAFVYLSNCGSTAPFSSTPNATFIGPLTSTCNGGNNCSFGNFVTSGDTNGDGFADLLVTANQATNNYGNVYLFQSSGSSGIQSVNLSTGGSADSTITGAGAGLGFGSFANMQDVNGDGLSDILVAAMDPIASGLSQVGKGKVYYFQSSATTGSVNIDLRTGGVATATLMYSLGMSLGNSIAFSPFEHEESSIFGYSYGEFFENGIKGMRGTSPFPLRK
- a CDS encoding 5-(carboxyamino)imidazole ribonucleotide synthase, with the protein product MGAGQLARMFCLEALPFGYDISVYSPEKNSPAAGAGAKEYVAAYEDETALIEFLKNIDALTFEFENIPEIALSTIEKFSKENGLRVHPSPDCIRIAQNRWKEKNSFRKAGIPTVNFHPVFTEEDKISVLSKTNFPCILKTNTMGYDGKGQVKCKTKEELSSALSDLKELNHIVEEFFPFHSEASVILARFEDGKILNFRPSENVHKNHILDLTFHPGNFSKEVETRLVDSAKKLAETIGYIGVFGVEFFIKGEEILCNEFAPRPHNSGHFSQDCGTLSQFELQLRTLCNIPSPDSIPSTSVTMKNILGEDYKPGSDLWNSALENPYFHLHLYGKTEVRNGRKMGHWNYSGPNPESAFSDWT
- the purE gene encoding 5-(carboxyamino)imidazole ribonucleotide mutase, which encodes MSAKVAIIMGSHSDWETMKEAETVLKEFGVSVHKEIVSAHRSPELMLEFSKTAKKAGYSVIIAGAGGAAHLPGMVASMTTLPVLGVPVQSKALSGMDSLLSIVQMPGGVPVGTLAIGTAGAKNAGLLAIRILSLQDAELSEKLERYRDKIREDALSKNKDLL
- a CDS encoding UDP-N-acetylmuramoyl-tripeptide--D-alanyl-D-alanine ligase, with protein sequence MKATFSYDPETIRKALGSESTTWFQKETSITNITTASTEAEAGSLFVPLRGNRDGHEFIQDALSRGASYFLVEENHPILKELDDEQCKKAIPVKDTLVALGKLAAFHRSRFNPIVIAVTGSSGKTTTKELLGNCLKNLDEDALVVTEKNYNNEIGLPFTLFRISDQTKIAVCELGMNHKGEISRLTEIAKPDYAIITTIGTAHIEFLGSQKNIAKAKAEVAEGLSKGGILFYPSIGEYSKILKKKTRKYGSKFVLVKPEQTFSILRKNPSGFSLKYKDEEIEWNLPGDKLLGNLAVAVACLETIGTPKDWIRDGISSFKSGNKRLDLQRGKFSVINDTYNANYESMLSSLEVADQLADGKEFYAVLGDMKELGKHSSEFHKKLGKHCAGFQNLKGLFTFGTDSRWIGEEFVKRTSSPKFSEHFENTEDGLKQLVQSFLNSVPEGSVVLAKASRGIQLERFVDSLQV